In Chitinophaga oryzae, the sequence TGCATGACCTGATCTTTGAAAGGTACCCGCAACAATACAACCCTATCGACGTGCTTACCTATCGCCGTAAAGCCCGCTATGCCTGCGAAAAAGCAGACAAAGTGGTCGCCATCAGCGAACAGACGCGGCAGGACCTCATCACCTACTATCATACCGATCCGGATAAAATAGAAGTGGTATACCAAAGCTGCGACCCCGCTTTCGCCGTGCCGCACACCACCGCCGAAATACAGGACTTCCGCAGCCGCTACCAGCTGCCCGACCAGTATTTTTTATATGTTGGCTCGGTCATTGAAAGGAAAAACCTGTTGGGCATCGTAACGGCGATGAATACACTGAAAGGCGCCGTAAATGTTCCACTGGTGGTACTGGGCAACGGGAGCGGTTATAAGAAGAAAGTAAAGGAATACCTCGCGGCCAACGGCCTCTCACAGCAGGTGATATGGCTCAATGAACAGGAAAGGCTGCCCAACAGCGCCTTACCCCTGCTCTACCAGGGCGCCGCGGCCTTATTGTACCCTTCCCTGTTTGAAGGTTTTGGCATACCCATTCTGGAAGCGCTCTGGAGCGGTACGCCGGTGATCACCTCCCATGGCTCCTGTTTTGGGGAGACAGGGGGAGACGCTGCGCTGTATGTCGACCCGTTAAGCGCCACCGACATCGCCGGCGCCATGCGCCGCATACTGGCGGAATCTTCGCTGTCAGAAGACATGCGCCGCAAAGGATGGATACACGCCCGGCGCTTCACACCGGAACAATGCGCGGCGGATATGATGAAAGTGTATGTGGACCTGGAAAAATAAATGAACAGCCATGGATTTTGAACAAGATATTAATGCCGCCCTGCCGGTACTGCGCAATGGCGGACTCATTCTCTACCCCACAGATACCATCTGGGGCATCGGCTGCGACGCCACCAACGAAGCTGCCGTAAAAAAAGTTTATGAACTGAAACAACGCAGCGAAAGCAAAAGCCTCGTGATCCTGCTGCCCGATGTGCGCGACCTGCTGTATTATGTGTCTAACCCGCGGCCGGACATGGCGGAGGTGCTGGCCGGCTTCGACCGGCCGACGACAGTCATCTACGAAGGCGCCCTCGGCCTCGCGGCCAACGCCGTCAGCGACGACCAGACAGTAGCCATCCGCATCGTGCAGGATACCTTCTGCCGCCACCTGCTCAAACGCCTCCGGAAACCCCTGGTGTCCACCTCTGCCAATATCAGCGGTCAACCCAGCCCAGCCAGTTTCCGCGACGTGTCCCCCGCGATCGTGAACGGCGTGGACTATGTGGTAAAATACCGCCAGGAAGAAGCCGCTGCCGGCGTGGCTTCCAGGATTATCAGGATAGGAAAAGACGGATCGATAGCCATAATCCGGGATTAAACGGCATTATTTATTACATTTGCGCCCTGATTTCAGCGAAAGGAACAAAATTTTAATATGATCAGCAGCAAGCCATTAGACATTCCCTGCTCCCTGCAGGAACGGAAAGTGTTGGAGAAGATTGCGCTGGCAGCCCATGAACTACGGGTGCCGGCCTTTCTGATCGGAGGCTTCGTACGCGATAAAATACTGGGAAGAAGAACAAAAGACATGGATATCGTGTGCGTGGGAGACGGCATCACCCTGGCACACCAGGTGGCTGCTGCCCTGGGCGACAATATCCCCGTCAGCTTCTTTAAAACCTACGGCACCGCCCAGGTGAAATGGCATGAATTCGAAATCGAATTCGTAGGCGCCCGCAAAGAAAGCTACCGCCGGGAATCCAGAAACCCCGAAGTAGTGGCCGGCACCCTCGAAGATGACCAGAACCGCCGCGATTTTACCATCAACGCACTGGCGGTCAGCCTCCGGGAGGCCGACTACGGCACCCTTATCGACCCCTTCGGCGGAATGGCAGATCTGGATAAACAACTGATCCGCACCCCGCTGGAGCCGGCACAAACCTTCAGCGACGACCCCCTGCGCATGATGCGGGCCATCCGCTTTGCATCCCAGCTGCAGTTCACCATCGCCGATGACGCCTTTAAAGCCATCCAGGAAAATGCGGAACGTATCCGCATCATCACCCAGGAAAGGATCTCCGACGAATTCAATAAAATCATGCTCTCTCCCAAACCCTCCGTGGGGCTCGACCTGCTCTATAAAGCCGGTCTGCTTAAAATCATCTTCCCCCAGATGACAGACATGGTAGGCGTGGAGATGTATGAAGGGAAAGGACATAAAGATAATTTCTATCATACCCTGCAGGTAGTCGATAATATCTCCGTGCATACCCGCGACCTCTGGCTCCGCTGGGCTGCACTGCTGCATGATATCGGTAAGCCCGCCACCAAAAAATTTGAACCGGGCCACGGCTGGACCTTCCACGGTCACGATGCGGTGGGAGGGAAGATGGTGACCCGTATCTTCACCAAATTTAAATTACCCCTGCACGATAAAATGAAGCTGGTCAAAAAACTGGTGGAACTCCACCTGCGCCCGATCAGCCTCACGAAAGAGAATATAACGGACTCGGCTATCCGCAGGCTCCTGTTCGACGCCGGCGACGACATCGAATCACTCATGATGCTGTGCGAAGCCGATATCACCTCCAAAAACAAATCCAAGGTGAAACGTTATCTGGAGAATTTTGAACTGGTGCGCAAAAGGCTGAAGGAAGTGGAAGAAAGCGATCGTATCCGCAACTGGCAACCCCCCGTTACCGGCGAAATGATCATGGAGACCTTTGACCTGAAGCCCGGCCGCATAGTAGGTGACCTCAAAAACGCTATCCGGGAAGCTATCCTCGACGGCGAAATCGCAAACACCTACGAAGCCGCCTACGCTTTTATGCTGGAAAAAGCAAAAGCCCTGGACCTTACCCCAGTTAAATAAAATTGGTAATTTTACATAACCAGAATTAAGAAACGATTAATTGTTATCAGCGCCCTTGACCATGCGTTGGGAATTAATATATTTATCTAACTTATAACCAAATTGTCATGCCGGTTTTGAAATTCAGAGTATACTGGGAAGAAGATGAAAGTGTTTACAGAGACATTTCCATTAAGCCGAATCAGACTTTTTTAGCATTACATACGGCCATTTTGCAGGCTTTTGAATTTGATACCAAACATGGAGCCACCTTCTTCCGTAGCAATGATAACTGGCAACGCGGCCGGGAAATCATCCTGCAGGAAGATAAGCAACCCCGTAAAGTAGAGCCGCTGCTGATGGCGGAAACCACCATCGCCGCCGCGGTGAAAGCACCCAACCAAAAATTCATCTACCTCTACGACTTCGCCAAAAACTGGTCATTCCTCGTTGAACTGATCGGCGTCTCCAAAGATGAGAACGCCAAACTGACCTACCCGGTATGTGTACGCAAGGAAGGCCTGGCCCCCAGCCAGTACGGTACCAAAGGCCTGGTGGGCGATAAACTCGTGGAAATGGAAGAAAAATATGACCTTAACAAGGAAGGCATGGACGAAGAAGGCTTCGGTGAAGAAGGAGAAGAGGAAACCAACAACGACGGCGCTGATGATTTCGGCGGCGGCGGTGAAGATGAAAATAACTACTAGTAACTGATCTAACCTGAAAACAGTCATTATCATAGCAGGCCCCACGGCCTCCGGTAAAACGGCGCTGGCTATACGGTTGGCGCAGTTATACCGCACTTCGGTGATCTCTGCCGACTCCCGGCAGTGTTACCGGGAAATCAGCATCGGTACGGCTAAACCCACACCAGCGGAACTGGCAGCCGCCCCGCACTATTTCATCAACTCCCACTCCATCCGGGAAGAAGTGAATGCCGGTATCTACGAACAACTGGCCCTGCAATATGCCCGCGATATCTTCCGCGACAACGATGTGGCCATCATGTGCGGTGGTACCGGCCTGTATATCCGCGCTTTCTGCGAAGGAATAGACGATATGCCGGCCATCCCGCCGGGCATCCGGGAACAGCTCAACGTGCAATATGCGGAAAACGGCCTCGCCTGGCTCCAGGAACAACTGCAGCTGCGCGATCCGGCGTTTTATGCCACCGCGGAAACACAAAATCCGCAACGCCTCATCCGCGCACTGGAAGTCCTTGAGGCTACCGGAAGATCTATCACCACCTTCCGTACCGCTACCAAAGCGCAGCGGGACTTCCGTATTATCAAAACAGGCATTAATCTGCCGAAGGAACTGCTGCATGAAAACATCCACAAACGGGTAGACCTCATGATGGACGCCGGCCTGCTCGCAGAAGTGGAAAGTGTAAAAGCTTTCCGGCAACATAATGCCCTGCGTACTGTAGGCTACCAGGAGATATTTGACTACTTCGACGGCACGCTGTCCCTCGAAAAGGCAGTGGAAGACATTAAAACACATACCCGGCAATACGCCAAAAGACAACTGACCTGGTTCCGCAAAGACCCGGATTACCACTGGTTCGATCCCCGCTATCCGGAAGTGATCATCAGCTGGCTGCAACAACAATTGCAACAGCCCTCCTGATCACAAACATCAGGCTCATAAGCCTAAGCATAGGCATAAGCATAAGCATAAGTAAAAGTATAGGTATAGGTATAGGTATAGGTATAAGCATAAGCGCCTCCCCATCAAACACAATTCATTCGTAATCTTCGCATAAAAAAAAGCTGGCCGCATGGCCAGCTTTTTTTTATTAGATCATGCCCGGACATTACATCCCTCCGGGCGTTGTTTCGTTCGATTTAGCTTCACCGCTTCACTATTCACCACTTCATTCACTTCCCAAGTTCAAATCCTGTTGCCGAAACTTCAACATCCTCGCCTACTTTGGGCTTTGAACAACATTGTTGCCCAGGGTGTGAGCCCTGGGGGGAGGGGGAGGGGAAGGGGAAGGGGGGAATCAAATCCCTGAGATCAAATCCCCGAAAATCAAAATTTCAGCCCCAGTGTCAATACCACATTGCTTCTGTTGTAATCCAGGGTTGCGGCCGCAGGTGTTAATCCCTGGGTGGTGCTGGTATACAACCGGTAGCGGTCATTGCCTTGTGTGTAGCTGTAGGCCAGATCGGCATACAGGCCTTTGTTGCGGTAGCCGAAGCCGGCGCTGTACACTTTGCGGGAGGCGTCGGTGTTGGCGTTGTATTCGTCGTTGCTGTACGGGTTGCCATACCAGGCGAAGCCGGCTCTTACGGCGTAGAGGGTGGCGAATTTCAGTTCGGCGCCCACACGTACGTTGGAAACGGCTTTATAGATGGCGCTGATGTTTTGGTTCAGTGCTTTTTCGTCATCGCGGTAGTCGCTCATTTTGAATTTACCGGAGGACTGGTTCACGTACTCGTAATCGGCGGTGATGAAGCCCTGTGTATTGCTCACGTGGGTGATATCGCCGAAGAAGTAGGTGGCGCCGGCCATGGCGCGGAGCGGTGCTACGTAGTTATAGTCAAATTCCACGGGGTAACCGCCGGTCACATTGTCGGAATGGGCATATTGTTTCCCGAGGTAATTTTCCGTGTTAACGTCGATGTCGGCGGTATAGCTGTCGTGCATGCTGTAGTAGGTAGGCGTGTGGAAGGCGCCGCCCAGGCGGAAGCGGGGAGAGGCCTTGTACAATACGCCTATTTTAGCGCCGATACCGAGCCCAGTTCTTCTGAGGTACTGGCGGTAGTCGAAGTAACCGAAATCGTTGTTAGGCTGGTTGGCGCCGTTGTTGGTGGCGTCGTCTTCCATTACGGTGAAGTCTTCGCGGTAGTTTACATTAGGCACATTGATGCTACCGCCGATGTATAAACGGTTACCGTAGTTACCGGCTACGGCGAACGCAAATTCGTTGAGTCCTCCCCGTGTTTCGAGGATGCCGCGTTGCTGTATGGCGGTGAGGCCGCCGGTAGGGCGGGTAGGGGATGCGTTGCTCATCGGGTCTACCACGCCGTCGGGGTGACGGAAGCGGTCTATCAGGCCGGCGCGGTAGCCGATGCTGCCGCCCAGCGGGTAGTCGTTGACGATACCGGCAGAGTCGGCGTACCACATCTGGTCTACCCAGGTATCTGAGAAAGATGATTTGTCGTTGTAGCCGGCCACCACTATTTTATTGTTATAGTTGGCCAGGCGGGTGTAGCCCAGCGAGAAGCTTACGTTGTTCCAGGCTTTGTCGCCGGTGCCTTTGTTGGAGGCGAAGATCACGCCGATGCTGGGTATCTGGAAATTGGTCTTGTTGCCTTTGTTGTCCAGCTGCCCGTTGCCCAGGTAGGTGGAATTGTTGTTGGTAAGGCCTAATCCTGCTGAGATGAACACTTCGCCGGTCTTGAACATGCCGATGCCGGCAGGGTTAGTGTGTGCTGAGGAGTAGTCGCCGCCCAGGCCGATGCCTGCTCCACCCAGTGATTGTGCTCTTGCTGTCCCGAATGGTTGATTGGGGGAGTAAAGCAAAGCGTCATTCGAGCTCTGCGCCATTGCGGTAACGGATAAAAAGAGTCCTCCTAAAAGAGGGTAAATTCTTTTAATCATAATTCTATATACTTAAAAATTGAGATGTATTGGCAGAATGTCTGGTGAATAACGTGCTGCGACAGATATAACGTTCACAAACAGGAAAACTTATGTCCTATAAAAAGATAAGCGTAGTTTTTTTGCTACGCTTATCCTGAATTCGTTTGTTAGTGATTAACGTCCGCCTCTTGCAGGACGGCTGTAGCCTCCGCCACCGCCGCTGCTTCCGCCGCTACGTACGCCACCGCCGCCGCTGGGAGGGGAGTAGCTCGGTGCAGGTGTGGAAGGACGGGAATATTCCACTCTGGAAGGACGGGAATAGCCGCCGTTGTTATTATTGTAGTTGCCGCCGTTGTTATAGGAAGGACGGGAAATAACGGGTCTTTCTGAGCTGGACTGCTGGAACACACGACGGGGACGGTCAGTGTTGGACGGTATATAGTTACCGTTGCCGCCACCATTTGCCGGTGCTACCGCGCCTCTCGCCGGACGGTAGTAACCACCGCCGCCGGTGTTGCCGCCGCTGTTATTGGTATAATTGGCTGTACGAACACGTTCGTTGCCGTTTCTAACCGGTCCGTAGGAGTTGGCCGGACGACGGGTGAAATAACCACCACCGTAGTGGCCGCCGCCATAATAACCGCCACCATAGTAACCACCTGCGTAGTACGGATAGTAGTGGCCATAGTAACCGCCATAATAAGGCCAGTAAGAACCATAGTAAGGATAACCACCCCAGCCAAAGCCTAAGCCATAGCTCCAGGGACGGTAAAATCCGCCGCCCCATCCAAAGCCCAGGGTCATGGACGGACCCCAGAGGCTGCTGTAACCGAAGCTGCTGTATGGGCCGTAGCCGTAACCAGCGCCCCAGCCGCCCATGTACAGGTTGCTCGCTGCATTGTAACCATCCCAGTAACCGCCGTTGTAAGTGTTGGCGTTGCTGCCGAAACGGTTGATACGGCGCTGATAATCACCCTGATCATCATCGTAGGTCACGTAAGTGCCACCGTCATCGGGCGCATCCGTATACCTGCCATTCTCATCCTGTACAGAATTTCCGTCAGAACCGTTGTTGGAAGCATAGGTGCGCTGTTGCTGGCGCGGAGAATAATATACATCGTCCGGTGTCTGGGCCGTCTTATATGTACTGGAGCAGGCGCCCAGAGCGAACGTACCAGCAGCCAGTGCAATGTATAGTATAGGTTTCATTTGAAATATATTTTTAGCGTGATTTATATAGTAAATTTACACTTTTATAACGGATTTTAAGGGAACAAAGTTACAATAACAGAACGGGTTATTTTATTTTGGCCGGACTATTTGCACCTTTATGATTTTCATGTAGGTTTGTAACATTTTCTTTTTAAATATTTGTGACAAAAACTAAGCCAGTTTGAGGCTGTTTTCCGGCTGACGGGAAGATAATTTTTGCTAGACAAATTCAATAATTTTTAACTAAAAGACAAAGGTATATAAATTAGTATTTTTATTTATGAGTAAAGAGATCACAGCCCGTTCGGAAGATTATTCGAAATGGTACAATGACCTGGTGGTGAAAGGCGGTCTGGCAGACTACTCTGCCGTTAGAGGCTGTATGGTGATCAAACCATATGGTTATGCGCTCTGGGAAGCCATGCGCGACGTCCTGGACAGTAAATTTAAGGAAACCGGTCACCAGAACGCTTATTTTCCGCTGTTTATCCCCAAAAGCTTCCTCAGCAAAGAAGCCGCCCACGTGGAAGGCTTCGCTAAAGAATGCGCCGTTGTAACCCACTACCGCCTGAAAAACGACCCCAACGGCGGCGGGGTAGTGGTAGACCCGGAAGCCAAACTGGAAGAAGAGCTGATCGTTCGACCCACTTCGGAAACCATCATCTGGAACACCTATAAGGACTGGATCCAATCTTACCGCGACCTGCCCCTGCTGATCAACCAGTGGGCCAACGTGGTACGCTGGGAGATGCGCACCCGCCTTTTCCTCCGCACGGCCGAATTCCTCTGGCAGGAAGGCCATACCGCCCACGCCACAGCAGAAGAAGCCATCGCGGAAACAGAACAGATGCTGCACATATACGCTGAATTCGCCGAACAATATATGGCGGTACCGGTGATCCGCGGCGTTAAAACCGCCAGCGAAAGATTCGCCGGAGCAGTAAACACCTACTGCGTGGAAGCCCTCATGCAGGACGGTAAAGCCCTGCAGGCCGGTACCTCCCACTTCCTCGGCCAGAACTTCGCGAAAGCATTCGATGTACAGTTCTCCAACAAAGAAAATAAACTGGACTACGTATGGGCCACCTCCTGGGGCGTATCTACCCGCCTGATCGGAGGCCTCATCATGGTGCACAGCGATGACCAGGGCCTCGTACTGCCCCCCCGCATCGCTCCGCTGCAGGTGGTGATCGTACCTATCTATAAAGGCGCCGACCAGAAAACTGCCCTCGATGAAAAAGTAAACGGCATCGTGGCTGAACTGAAAAAAGCCGGCATCCGCGTGAAATACGACGACTCCGACAACAACCGCCCGGGCTGGAAATTCGCCGAATATGAAATGAAAGGCGTTCCCGTTCGTATAGCCATCGGCGCAAGAGACCTCGAAAACAACGTGGCCGAGGTCGCCCGCCGCGATACAAAAGAGAAAATGAGCCTCTCCCTCGACGGACTGGCAGGCCGCATCGGCGAACTGCTGGAAGAAATTCAGCAGCACCTCTTCACCAAAGCCAAAACCTACCGCGATGAACATATCACCCGTGTAGATAACTTCGAGGAATTCCAGAAAGTACTGGACGAAAAAACTGGCTTCGTGTCCGCCCACTGGGACGGTACCGCCGAAACGGAAGAGAAAATCAAAGAACTGACAAAAGCAACCATCCGTTGTATACCACTGGACAACCCCCAGGAAGCAGGTACCTGCGTCCTCACAGGTAAACCGTCCAAAGAACGGGTGTTGTTTGCCAGAGCATACTAAAATCAATTGCGAATTACGGATTACGGATTACGAATGAAAAAGCCATTTGTAATTCGTAGTTCGTAATTTGTAGTTAAAGGAATTACCAATGACCATCCGCTAACGCCCCCCTCGGCATAGCAGTCTTCATTCGTAATTCGTAATTCGTAATTCGTAATTCATCATTGATGTCCATTACCCGTTTCATACTGTTATGGTGGCTGGTCATCTTTTGCACAGGTTACAACGCATGGGCCCAGGGCCTGATGATCCGCAACTACAATGTAAAAGATGGGTTGGCTAATGCTACTGTATACGCCGCCGTACAGGATAAAGACGGATTCATCTGGTTTGCTACACCCACCGGTGTCAGTAAGTTCGACGGTAAACGTTTTCGTAACTACGCCAAAAAAGACGGCCTCACCGACAACGACGTTGTCAAGCTCGCCGCTGACAGTAAAGGAAGACTATGGTTCTTTACGCTCAACGGTAAACTCTCTTTTTACGATCATACCTATATCCACAACGAAGACAACGACTCCTCCCTGAAATTCAACAGCCGCAGCCACTATATGCAATATGCCTTCGAGGCAGACGCCGGCTTCGTGTATTTCTTCAATTCCAATAACCGCATCGTTACCTATAACGGTAAAAAAACAGAATACGACAAACGGGACATAGAAACCAATTTCCTGTACCTGCTGCGCAACGGCCGCGTATACCGCCCGCTGCAAAAAGCCTTTCATGTAAATTCCCTCCACGATCCCACCAATCCCCAACAGGAGATATCCTCCGTATGCCCGTACCCTTTTGACAGCGAAAATGCTGACACGGTAAAAAACGGACCGATCCTGATGGTCCGCAATATCCTGTACGCCTATACGCCCCAGAAAATCAGCTGCTTTTTTAACGGGGCCGACTGGGGCATCAAAGACGAAATCAGTAACCTGTGTATCGATAACGATAACCTCTGGATCGGTACCCAGCGCGCATTGTATTATATCAAAGGTTTTTTTAAGGGAGATAAAAAGATCACCAAACTGCTGGATAACCATAACATTACCTCCCTGCTGAAGGACCGCGACGGTAACATCTGGATCACCACCTTCGGCGACGGCGTATATAATATCCCCTATAAAAATTTCTACTTCAGCTACCTGGATAATACCAACGGACTGTATTCCCACTCCATCTTCAGCATCAGCAAAGACAAAAAAAATGACCTGCTCCTGATCGGACAAAATGCAGGCATCCTCAATACCATGAGCGTTAACGGCGTCATCCGGCAGTTCACCCTGGACACCGCCAGCGGCCGCAACAGCCTCCTCGCCATCCTGCCCTACAGGGAAAATGAAGCCCTGATCGGAACAGACAACGGACTGCTCTTGTTTAATACCGCTACACAGAAGTATTCACAGCTCAAAGCAGTGAAAATGCTGAAAGACGTGGATATCTCCCCCGCAGGAAAAATCAGGATAGCAGCCAAAAACCAGGTCATCGCACTGGATGACTATGAAATCACGGAACTCGACATGATCGTGACGTCCATCGCCAGTGTCAACGATTCCCTGTATTTCGTCGGCGCCAACAACGGACTCTACACCTGCACGGACGGCACCCGCAGGCTGAAACCGTCTACTAACGACTCACTGCGCACGCTCAGCATCAAAGACCTCAAATGGATCAACGGCTACCTGTGGATCGGCACCAGCGATCAGGGCATCTACGTTGTACATGGCGATACGGTGGTCAAACACCTGTCATCCGCCAATAACCTGGCCAGCGACATCTGCCAGCAACTGTATTACGACGGGTATCAGAACCTGTACGTGGCCACCAACAAAGGCGTTTCGGTGATTAATGTAAAAGAACAGCACATCACCCGCAATATCACCTCCAACGATGGCCTCATGTCCGACGACATCCGCGGGGTATATGCCGACGACGGCATCCTGTACATCGCGACCTCCAACGGCCTCTGCTACTTTAAAGGCGATCACCTGCCGGTGGATACCGTACCCCCCGTGATCTACCTCAGCAATATCCGGTATGGCGACAGTACTTACCTGCCAGGAGACAACTTCGTACATCTGTATAAAAGGAAAGCCTCCTTCGAAGCAGAGTTCGGCACCATCGTGTTCGACCTGCCCGAACTGGTGGAATACCAATATAATTTTTCAGGAGACACCACCAGCGGATGGGTCACCACCATGTCCAACATTATCCCGTTCCCCGACCTGCAGCCTGGCAACTATAAACTGATGGTCAGGGCCCGCAAATACAAAAGCGACTGGTCCAAACCCCTCAACCTGAACGTAAACATACTGCCGCAATGGTACCAGCAATGGTGGGCCCGCGGCATCCTCCTGCTGGCCGGACTGCTGGTGATCCTGGTTGTGCTGCGTTTTATTGTGAAAAGGATCAAACAGGCGGAAAAAAGAAAAACGGAGTACAACCGCCGTATCGCGGAACTGGAGGCCAAAGCGCTCACCAATCAGATGAATCCCCATTTCATCTTCAATTCGCTGAACTCGGTGCAGCACCTCATCCTGGAGAAAGAGGAAAAGCAGGCGCTCAACTTCCTGGCGGATTTCGCCACGCTGATGCGCCAGATGCTCAATAACTCCCGGAAATCCTATATTTCGCTGGAAGAGGAGATCGCTTTCCTGACCCGCTACCTGGAGCTGGAAAAAATCCGGTTTGCGCACTCCTTTACCTACCACTTCATCATGGAAAACACGTTAAAAGACTATACCATATATATTCCGCCCATGATTA encodes:
- a CDS encoding sensor histidine kinase, giving the protein MSITRFILLWWLVIFCTGYNAWAQGLMIRNYNVKDGLANATVYAAVQDKDGFIWFATPTGVSKFDGKRFRNYAKKDGLTDNDVVKLAADSKGRLWFFTLNGKLSFYDHTYIHNEDNDSSLKFNSRSHYMQYAFEADAGFVYFFNSNNRIVTYNGKKTEYDKRDIETNFLYLLRNGRVYRPLQKAFHVNSLHDPTNPQQEISSVCPYPFDSENADTVKNGPILMVRNILYAYTPQKISCFFNGADWGIKDEISNLCIDNDNLWIGTQRALYYIKGFFKGDKKITKLLDNHNITSLLKDRDGNIWITTFGDGVYNIPYKNFYFSYLDNTNGLYSHSIFSISKDKKNDLLLIGQNAGILNTMSVNGVIRQFTLDTASGRNSLLAILPYRENEALIGTDNGLLLFNTATQKYSQLKAVKMLKDVDISPAGKIRIAAKNQVIALDDYEITELDMIVTSIASVNDSLYFVGANNGLYTCTDGTRRLKPSTNDSLRTLSIKDLKWINGYLWIGTSDQGIYVVHGDTVVKHLSSANNLASDICQQLYYDGYQNLYVATNKGVSVINVKEQHITRNITSNDGLMSDDIRGVYADDGILYIATSNGLCYFKGDHLPVDTVPPVIYLSNIRYGDSTYLPGDNFVHLYKRKASFEAEFGTIVFDLPELVEYQYNFSGDTTSGWVTTMSNIIPFPDLQPGNYKLMVRARKYKSDWSKPLNLNVNILPQWYQQWWARGILLLAGLLVILVVLRFIVKRIKQAEKRKTEYNRRIAELEAKALTNQMNPHFIFNSLNSVQHLILEKEEKQALNFLADFATLMRQMLNNSRKSYISLEEEIAFLTRYLELEKIRFAHSFTYHFIMENTLKDYTIYIPPMIIQPIVENAIKHGLAPKNSAGYLEIRIEMVDDLLYCSVDDDGIGWDKSNSIKSSRLIKHESTALSVIKERLQIIKSFNGSVGKLEIIDKFKSGFGNKEGTLVEILIPIVKML